A single Rhopalosiphum padi isolate XX-2018 chromosome 4, ASM2088224v1, whole genome shotgun sequence DNA region contains:
- the LOC132929420 gene encoding uncharacterized protein LOC132929420 produces MSEMPSFIKTSKCNHNFCSVPVLKVTSTQLSLNVYDGRINIANDLQEYIKDSEENCSFCGNKRSITVESTTHIIIELNSIPSDLEASTSTGNIESVPLHLIKQNYARPITSKLDDLEKFVKVGDKIFKLRGVVSFYGGDRRGLRNAMGHYTASAFRENCKWETYDDTKIKVQNTRLSSENDVELLFFTV; encoded by the exons ATGAGTGAAATGCcttcatttataaaaactagTAAATGTAACCACAATTTTTGTTCTGTACCTGTGTTAAAAGTCACATCTACACAGCTTTCATTAAATGTGTACGATGGTCGAATAAATATAGCAAATGATCTGCAAGAATATATAAAGGACTCTGAAGAAAATTGCTCTTTCTGTGGAAATAAAAGAAGTATAACAGTGGAATCtacaacacatataattatCGAATTGAACTCGATTCCttcag ATCTAGAAGCATCAACTAGCACGGGAAATATTGAGAGTGTTCCActtcatttaataaaacaaaactacgCACGTCCAATTACATCTAAATTAGATGATTTGGAAAAATTTGTAAAAGTTGgagataaaatattcaaattaagagGAGTAGTAAGTTTTTATGGTGGAGACAGGAGAGGATTGCGAAATGCCATGGGACACTATACAGCATCTGCTTTCAGAGAAAACTGTAAATGGGAAACATATGATGACACAAAAATCAAAGTCCAAAACACACGCTTATCGAGTGAAAATGATgtagaattattgttttttacggtttaa